One region of Gossypium raimondii isolate GPD5lz chromosome 6, ASM2569854v1, whole genome shotgun sequence genomic DNA includes:
- the LOC105771662 gene encoding uncharacterized protein LOC105771662: MSFTPPPPPVFAGENYNIWAVKMRTYLQAHDLWNVVLNDTVPPPLRANPTIAQIRQHSEDCAKKYKAMSCLQSGVFDVIFTRIMACDTPKQAWDKLKKEFQGSDKTRQQQLINLRRDSENLKMEDSETIKQYADRIMATVNNIRLLGEEFSDQRVVEKVITTFPEKYEAKISSLEDSRDLSTIPLTELINALYAQEQRRANRQEDNYEGAFQARSRESSSSNSNAKGKKPWTEKKNKEPTRKKFPPCVHCKKTTHLEKYCWYRPDIQCRACKQFGHIEKFVKTNQKYKHSIKIKLKLQKRLKHKKSMFFQHHALQARARSAKYG, from the coding sequence atgagttttacaCCACCTCCTCCACCGGTCTTTGCTGGAGAAAATTACAACATCTGGGCAGTGAAAATGAGAACATACCTGCAGGCACATGACCTGTGGAATGTTGTTCTCAATGATACTGTGCCACCACCACTAAGAGCTAACCCGACCATAGCTCAGATCAGGCAGCATAGTGAAGACTGTGCCAAGAAATACAAAGCTATGTCATGTCTTCAAAGTGGagtttttgatgttattttcaCAAGAATAATGGCTTGTGACACTCCAAAACAGGCCTGGGATAAACTCAAGAAGGAGTTTCAAGGGTCTGATAAGACCAGGCAACAGCAGCTGATCAACCTAAGAAGAGACTCTGAGAACCTGAAAATGGAAGACTCAGAAACTATCAAGCAATATGCTGACAGAATCATGGCTACTGTCAACAATATAAGGCTGCTTGGGGAGGAATTCAGTGACCAAAGAGTGGTTGAGAAGGTCATAACAACCTTTCCAGAGAAGTATGAGGCAAAAATTTCCTCTCTGGAAGATTCAAGAGACTTGTCAACAATCCCTTTGACTGAGCTTATAAATGCTCTTTATGCTCAAGAGCAGAGGAGGGCAAATAGGCAGGAAGATAACTATGAAGGAGCTTTTCAAGCTAGAAGCAGAGAAAGCTCAAGTTCAAACTCGAATGCCAAAGGCAAGAAGCCTTGGACTGAGAAGAAGAATAAAGAACCTACTAGAAAGAAGTTTCCACCTTGTGTCCATTGCAAGAAGACTACTCATCTTGAGAAATACTGTTGGTACAGACCAGATATTCAATGTAGAGCCTGCAAGCAATTTGGTCACATTGAAAAgtttgtaaaaacaaatcaaaagtaCAAACACAGTATCAAAATTAAGCTCAAGCTGCAGAAGAGGTTGAAACACAAGAAGAGCATGTTTTTTCAGCATCATGCTTTGCAAGCTCGAGCGAGGTCAGCAAAATATGGCTAA
- the LOC105774221 gene encoding MDIS1-interacting receptor like kinase 2 — MTALGIIFICNKLMDTSQISISVLKVQGLLHGGIVRDDEEHLLMMKSLTVLAPLLLCVTLLFSSLNVASDSAAEALAILKWKASLQSQNHSVLLSWNTSNNPNTKTSPCAWFGIHCNHADSVTKINLTGYGVKVTLHSFPFSSLPNLAELDLSTNELYGIIPPKISQLSKLTYLDLSYNQFSGQIPPEISHLVHLQTLHLAGNQLNGSIPREIGQLKFLTDLALCSNKLNGCIPASLGKLSRLVSLLLYNNSISGPIPPELGNLRNLVEVYLDTNRLTGPIPSTFGNLKKLTVLQMFTNSLSGPIPSELGNMESLSEISLYHNNLSGLIPTSFGDLRHLTVARLYENQLSGPIPEEIGNLNSLVYLELGENQLNGSIPASLGSLSNLKILHLRDNRLSVQQKTNSSKLCKLSCYTILEKRNGAAVSFLLLHSFSYLLAEKSNNLPQGICSGGSVEYFTAADNQLIGPIPQGLKNCTSLKRVYLERNRLRGNISEDLGIYPNLRFIELSDNELYGEVSSNWGLCRSLQSLFIARNNLSGTIPAEIGNSRQIHRLDVSSNHLVGEIPKKISKLTSLLYLYLNGNKLSGSVPLELGLMSKLLYLDLLLDLPAKNKSKIEWKQKEEN; from the exons ATGACTGCTTTAGGTATAATCTTCATCTGCAACAAGTTGATGGATACATCTCAAATCTCAATTTCAGTGTTGAAAGTACAAGGGCTTTTACACGGTGGGATTGTTAGAGATGATGAAG AGCATTTGTTAATGATGAAGAGTTTAACCGTGCTTGCCCCCTTACTCTTGTGTGTTACTTTACTATTTTCTTCTCTTAATGTCGCTTCTGATTCTGCAGCAGAAGCATTGGCAATCCTCAAATGGAAAGCCAGCCTTCAAAGCCAAAACCATTCTGTTTTGCTTTCCTGGAATACTTCCAACAACCCAAATACCAAAACAAGTCCTTGTGCTTGGTTTGGAATCCATTGCAATCATGCTGACAGTGTTACTAAGATTAACCTCACTGGCTATGGTGTAAAAGTTACGCTCCATTCATTTCCATTCTCGTCTTTGCCTAATCTTGCAGAGTTGGACCTTAGCACCAATGAACTTTATGGCATAATCCCACCTAAAATCAGTCAGCTCTCCAAACTCACCTACCTTGATTTATCCTATAACCAGTTCTCTGGCCAAATCCCACCTGAAATTAGCCACCTTGTACATCTTCAGACCCTCCATCTTGCTGGAAATCAGTTGAACGGCTCAATTCCTCGAGAAATTGGTCAGCTCAAATTTCTCACTGACCTTGCCTTGTGTAGCAACAAGCTAAATGGTTGCATTCCTGCTTCTCTCGGTAAACTAAGTCGACTTGTTTCCTTGCTTCTCTATAATAATTCCATTTCTGGTCCCATTCCTCCAGAATTGGGAAACCTTAGGAATTTAGTTGAAGTTTACTTGGACACCAACCGTCTAACTGGTCCCATCCCTTCCACATTTGGAAACTTGAAAAAACTGACGGTGCTTCAGATGTTTACCAATAGTCTTTCAGGTCCCATCCCCTCTGAGTTAGGGAATATGGAATCTCTTTCTGAAATAAGCCTTTATCACAACAATCTATCTGGCTTGATCCCAACCTCATTTGGTGACTTGAGACATCTTACAGTTGCCCGCCTTTATGAAAATCAACTCTCTGGTCCCATTCCTGAGGAGATAGGAAACTTGAATTCTCTTGTTTACCTAGAGTTGGGTGAAAACCAACTCAATGGCTCTATTCCTGCTTCACTTGGCAGTTTGAGCAACTTGAAAATTCTGCATCTCCGAGACAACCGACTCTCAG TGCAACAAAAGACCAACAGCAGCAAATTGTGCAAGTTAAGCTGCTATACAATTTTGGAGAAAAGAAATGGAGCTG CTG TTTCCTTTCTTTTGCTTCATTCGTTTTCATATTTGCTTGCTGAAAAGTCCAACAATTTGCCGCAAGGCATTTGCAGTGGTGGATCAGTTGAATACTTCACAGCAGCTGACAACCAGCTTATCGGGCCAATCCCTCAAGGGTTGAAAAATTGCACTAGCTTGAAGAGAGTCTACCTTGAAAGAAACCGACTCAGAGGAAATATATCTGAAGATTTAGGCATTTACCCAAACCTAAGATTCATTGAATTAAGTGACAATGAACTTTATGGTGAAGTGTCTTCCAATTGGGGATTGTGCAGAAGCTTACAGAGCCTATTTATTGCAAGGAACAATCTCAGTGGTACAATACCAGCTGAGATTGGAAACTCACGTCAGATACACAGGCTTGATGTTTCTTCAAATCATTTAGTTGGGGAGATtccaaagaaaatttcaaagttgACATCTTTGCTTTATCTTTATTTGAATGGGAATAAACTTTCTGGTAGTGTACCCCTAGAACTTGGACTTATGTCCAAGCTTTTGTATCTAGACTTGTTGTTGGATCTTCCAgcaaaaaacaaaagcaaaatcGAATGGAAGCAAAaggaagaaaactaa